One stretch of Dissulfurimicrobium hydrothermale DNA includes these proteins:
- the ftsA gene encoding cell division protein FtsA — protein sequence MAERPCDILVGLDIGTTKICAVVGEVREDGIEIIGVGFHPSIGLKKGVVINVESTVKSIRKAVEDAERMAGMEIDSVCIGIAGSHIKGINSHGVIAIKGQEVSQEDIERVLDAAKAVAIPLDRDILHVLPQEYIVDDQGGIMDPVGMTGVRLEARVHIVTGAVTAVQNLVKCTNRAGLDVSDIVLQPLASASAVLTQEEKDLGVGLIDFGGGTTDVALFVDGTIRHSSILGLGGNNLTNDIAVGLKTPMADAEKIKVLHGCCLSSLVSRDENIEVPSVGGRKPRLLSRQVLAEILEPRVEEIFGLLDQEIQRTGLKDSLTSGLVITGGSALVAGLSEMADQIFQLPTRIGYPRRISGLVDMVNSPMFATAVGLVLYELDNKPDKKFHIRDGNIFNRVTGRMRSWFKI from the coding sequence ATGGCCGAAAGACCTTGTGATATATTGGTTGGCCTTGATATCGGCACTACGAAGATATGCGCTGTGGTAGGAGAGGTCAGAGAGGATGGCATAGAGATAATCGGGGTGGGCTTTCATCCATCAATCGGCCTTAAAAAAGGTGTGGTAATAAATGTGGAAAGTACGGTGAAGTCCATAAGAAAAGCGGTTGAAGACGCAGAGCGTATGGCCGGGATGGAGATAGATTCCGTTTGTATAGGCATAGCAGGTAGCCACATAAAAGGTATTAACAGCCATGGTGTAATAGCCATAAAGGGCCAGGAAGTCAGTCAGGAAGATATAGAAAGGGTCCTAGATGCGGCAAAGGCGGTTGCCATCCCGCTTGACAGGGATATACTTCATGTGCTTCCCCAGGAATATATTGTGGATGATCAGGGCGGTATCATGGATCCTGTGGGCATGACAGGCGTGAGGCTTGAGGCTAGGGTACACATAGTCACAGGGGCTGTAACGGCCGTCCAGAACCTTGTTAAGTGCACCAACCGGGCAGGTCTTGATGTATCGGATATAGTTCTTCAACCCCTGGCCTCTGCCTCAGCTGTGCTTACACAGGAGGAAAAGGATCTCGGGGTTGGGCTTATTGATTTTGGTGGAGGTACTACTGACGTGGCGTTGTTCGTCGATGGTACCATCAGACATTCTTCCATCCTTGGGCTTGGCGGCAATAATCTTACCAATGACATTGCCGTCGGCCTCAAGACGCCGATGGCCGACGCTGAGAAGATCAAGGTCCTTCACGGTTGCTGTTTGAGTTCGTTAGTATCTAGAGATGAAAATATAGAGGTTCCGAGTGTCGGCGGACGTAAGCCAAGACTCCTTTCCAGACAGGTGCTCGCTGAGATACTTGAGCCCCGTGTCGAAGAGATATTCGGCCTACTGGATCAGGAAATCCAACGCACCGGGCTAAAGGATTCATTGACTTCGGGGCTGGTGATTACAGGCGGTTCAGCCTTGGTGGCCGGACTCAGCGAGATGGCAGATCAGATTTTCCAGCTACCCACTAGGATCGGCTATCCGAGGCGCATATCGGGTCTGGTTGATATGGTTAATTCACCGATGTTTGCGACAGCTGTAGGTCTTGTGCTCTATGAGTTGGACAACAAGCCAGACAAGAAGTTCCACATAAGGGACGGCAATATCTTCAATAGGGTAACCGGACGTATGAGGTCATGGTTCAAGATTTAA
- the murG gene encoding undecaprenyldiphospho-muramoylpentapeptide beta-N-acetylglucosaminyltransferase yields the protein MSVIGGEYMERQVDGRGAPLRLVVAGGGTGGHVFPGIAVVEALSEVSPVEVMWIGAGRPVEKEVLKDRPWRYRVLEVRPLLGVGGFGMARSILGLPYHISRSFVWLRDFRPDIVFGVGGYVSGPVLLAARILGMPTVLHEQNLVPGLANRIAARFVNAVLLSFEQAEMAFPKAKTVVTGNPVRPSLLFNYKEEARAAGAPLRLLIIGGSQGARGLNRLASSAVALLSKSGVRLEIMHQTGPVDLEAVRSLYDEVGVKAVVYPFINDMAMAYSWADLVVCRAGAGTIAELTALGKPSVLIPYPAAADRHQDANAKALADAGGAIYFCEEDIGAVKMASEIQALLEDQTSLKKMAEKAKEMGRPDAAKAIASILVDMAVKR from the coding sequence GTGTCGGTCATTGGTGGGGAGTATATGGAAAGGCAGGTTGATGGGAGGGGTGCTCCTTTGAGGCTTGTTGTAGCAGGCGGCGGCACAGGCGGTCATGTCTTTCCTGGAATTGCGGTGGTTGAGGCGCTTTCGGAGGTGTCTCCCGTAGAGGTCATGTGGATAGGTGCAGGACGTCCGGTTGAGAAAGAGGTCTTGAAGGATCGGCCTTGGCGTTATCGTGTGCTTGAAGTTAGGCCCCTTCTTGGAGTAGGCGGGTTCGGCATGGCCAGATCCATTTTGGGTCTACCGTATCATATATCAAGGTCATTTGTGTGGCTCAGGGATTTCAGACCCGATATAGTATTCGGTGTAGGAGGCTATGTCTCAGGGCCTGTACTGCTGGCTGCAAGGATCTTGGGGATGCCCACCGTACTGCATGAGCAGAATCTGGTACCCGGCCTTGCCAACCGAATTGCAGCTAGATTTGTAAATGCCGTCCTCTTGAGCTTTGAACAGGCGGAAATGGCTTTTCCGAAGGCCAAGACTGTTGTTACGGGGAACCCTGTCCGTCCATCATTGTTGTTTAATTATAAAGAAGAGGCAAGGGCGGCTGGTGCTCCTTTGAGGCTTTTGATAATAGGAGGGAGCCAGGGTGCAAGGGGTTTGAACAGGCTTGCAAGTTCAGCCGTTGCGTTGCTTTCAAAATCAGGCGTCAGGCTTGAGATAATGCACCAGACAGGTCCTGTCGACCTCGAGGCGGTGAGGTCTTTATATGATGAGGTCGGGGTCAAGGCTGTGGTCTATCCGTTCATAAATGACATGGCCATGGCATATTCATGGGCCGATCTCGTTGTCTGCAGGGCCGGGGCCGGTACTATTGCAGAGCTTACGGCCCTTGGCAAGCCATCTGTTCTTATTCCCTATCCAGCTGCAGCGGATAGACATCAAGATGCCAATGCAAAGGCGCTTGCGGATGCCGGCGGGGCCATATATTTTTGTGAAGAAGATATCGGGGCCGTAAAGATGGCCTCGGAGATACAGGCCTTGCTGGAAGATCAAACCAGTCTTAAAAAGATGGCCGAGAAGGCCAAGGAGATGGGCAGGCCTGATGCAGCAAAGGCCATAGCCTCGATTCTTGTGGATATGGCGGTTAAAAGATAA
- a CDS encoding CdaR family protein encodes MGEEKAEITVSLPVEVINLPKDLIIANDIPTAINVRIFGPRSLIRDVAIQRLPKIIDLKNTSPGKITIHIDPETLPIPTGVKITRFQPSEFNIILEPMMRKELMVKPEIIGTPAKGYKIEKIETIPDRVIASGLPRELNKLREIKTLPINIDGATEIIKVRSGLNMKDITNTETNISEVTVTVYIKPIEGIKKIQRVPVKLYPPIGKISFWPKEVSITLKGPLTELNNITANDITVMIETQDLTKGIHVIEPKCIVPEGISLLNIIPQKIKVYKAKK; translated from the coding sequence GTGGGGGAAGAAAAGGCCGAAATCACCGTCTCTCTGCCCGTAGAGGTCATAAATCTGCCGAAAGACCTAATCATAGCCAACGATATACCAACCGCAATAAACGTCAGGATATTCGGACCACGCAGTCTCATAAGAGATGTAGCTATTCAAAGGCTACCAAAAATAATCGACCTCAAAAACACCTCGCCCGGCAAGATAACGATACATATAGACCCTGAGACACTGCCTATACCAACAGGCGTAAAAATCACGAGATTCCAGCCTTCGGAATTCAATATAATTCTTGAACCGATGATGCGTAAAGAGCTGATGGTCAAACCAGAAATCATCGGAACCCCGGCTAAGGGATATAAGATCGAGAAGATTGAAACCATACCAGATAGGGTCATTGCTTCCGGCCTACCGAGAGAGCTCAACAAGTTGAGGGAAATAAAAACACTACCTATTAACATAGATGGAGCAACAGAGATCATTAAAGTACGCTCAGGATTAAATATGAAAGACATTACTAATACTGAAACAAATATCAGTGAAGTTACAGTAACTGTCTATATAAAACCTATTGAAGGCATAAAAAAAATACAACGTGTTCCAGTAAAATTATATCCACCTATAGGCAAAATATCCTTTTGGCCTAAAGAGGTAAGCATAACACTCAAAGGGCCATTAACTGAATTAAACAACATAACTGCAAATGATATAACTGTAATGATAGAGACACAAGATTTAACAAAGGGCATACATGTAATCGAACCTAAATGTATAGTCCCTGAAGGAATATCGCTGCTGAATATCATTCCACAAAAAATAAAGGTCTATAAAGCAAAAAAATAA
- the murD gene encoding UDP-N-acetylmuramoyl-L-alanine--D-glutamate ligase, protein MMDLRGKKIVVLGIGASGEAAAKWAESRGAMVVVSDLKPIGRWPSDFIEWARARGVGIEAGKNDPKTCLSADMVIVSPGIPLDAHVVRSTLEYGIPITGELALAVSLWRGPLIAITGTNGKTTTTSLVGEMFKTAGLPHVTAGNIGVPLLGFLQHDEYNSGEAAVLEVSSFQLDAFSLNRGWFRPPRFNIAAFLNLSPDHLDRYPGLAAYGESKASLFKFQTGSDWAVMNGDDPNLLPFRDRGMAKRLIFGRCDHGLHGALIRRESGQIILRLPESIGGSDEVYSLKNWGLKGIHNLENLAAAILIARVSGIGPAVVQEVISTFKAPPHRIEWVATKNGINYYDDSKGTNVVSVIKAIESIDGPVVLIAGGRGKGEDYSPLRHYAESGRVSAFVLMGEEASVIKDAVGVAVPVFEIVETDGWQAMREAVRLAALNAEDGGAVLLSPACASFDMFEDYRERGLAFKKAVLELEV, encoded by the coding sequence ATGATGGATCTGAGGGGCAAAAAGATAGTGGTTTTGGGGATAGGGGCATCCGGTGAGGCCGCTGCAAAGTGGGCTGAATCCCGCGGGGCCATGGTGGTTGTAAGTGATCTTAAACCTATTGGGCGTTGGCCATCTGATTTTATCGAATGGGCAAGGGCAAGAGGGGTGGGCATAGAGGCGGGCAAAAATGATCCCAAGACCTGCCTTTCAGCTGATATGGTTATTGTGAGTCCAGGGATACCGCTTGATGCCCATGTCGTAAGATCGACGCTGGAGTATGGGATACCCATTACTGGAGAGCTTGCGCTGGCTGTTTCGTTATGGCGTGGGCCATTGATTGCGATTACAGGGACAAATGGCAAAACCACTACCACGAGCCTGGTGGGGGAGATGTTTAAGACTGCTGGACTGCCCCATGTTACGGCTGGCAATATTGGGGTGCCGTTATTGGGTTTTTTGCAACACGATGAATACAATAGCGGCGAGGCGGCTGTTTTGGAGGTCAGTAGTTTTCAGCTTGACGCCTTTTCCTTGAATCGCGGTTGGTTTAGGCCGCCAAGATTTAATATAGCTGCATTTTTGAACTTGTCGCCCGATCACCTGGATCGTTACCCTGGCCTTGCGGCATACGGGGAAAGCAAGGCGAGTCTGTTCAAATTCCAGACCGGTTCCGATTGGGCCGTCATGAACGGCGACGACCCCAACCTTTTGCCTTTTAGGGACAGGGGTATGGCAAAGCGGCTCATTTTCGGTCGTTGCGATCACGGTCTTCACGGGGCGCTGATAAGACGCGAAAGCGGACAAATCATATTAAGGTTGCCCGAATCGATCGGTGGGTCTGATGAGGTCTATTCGCTTAAAAATTGGGGGCTTAAGGGTATCCACAATCTTGAGAATCTCGCCGCAGCTATTCTAATCGCAAGGGTGTCTGGTATCGGGCCCGCTGTCGTGCAGGAGGTTATTTCAACATTCAAGGCCCCGCCCCACAGGATAGAATGGGTAGCTACAAAGAATGGGATAAATTATTATGATGACTCGAAAGGGACGAATGTTGTCTCTGTGATCAAGGCCATTGAGTCAATAGACGGGCCTGTTGTACTAATAGCCGGCGGAAGGGGTAAGGGCGAAGATTACAGCCCACTTCGCCACTATGCAGAGTCGGGTCGGGTCAGCGCCTTTGTGCTTATGGGCGAGGAGGCGTCGGTTATCAAAGATGCCGTGGGCGTGGCCGTTCCTGTATTTGAGATCGTCGAGACAGACGGATGGCAGGCTATGCGGGAGGCCGTAAGGCTGGCCGCACTCAATGCGGAGGATGGCGGCGCAGTGCTCCTCTCCCCAGCCTGTGCAAGTTTCGATATGTTTGAAGATTATAGGGAACGCGGGCTTGCCTTTAAAAAGGCGGTTCTTGAGCTCGAGGTATAA
- the ftsZ gene encoding cell division protein FtsZ — protein MAFEFVDMEHTAKIKVVGVGGGGGNAVNNMIASELKGVEFIAANTDSQALEMSRAGIKIQLGKNLTKGLGAGAKPEIGRDAAEESIDEIRAALEGSDMVFITAGMGGGTGTGAAPVIAEVSKEVGALTVGVVTKPFSFEGKRRMKQAEEGLERLRGVVDTIITIPNDRLRRLAQPNTLLKELFAKADDVLYYAVRGISDLIVVQGYINVDFADVRTVMAEMGMALMGTGVARGERRAMEAVQMAIANPLLEDISISGARGILMNITASSETLSMEEVDQASTMIHDEAHEDANIIWGAVFDDDAGDEIRVTVIATGIGADSVGEETIVTPITDLVRKRQDSGRDEQDQVVQTAYRDRQRAGNTKRPEKQGLVHRGFDEIDWNRYEIPTFIRKKAD, from the coding sequence ATGGCTTTTGAATTTGTTGATATGGAACATACCGCTAAGATCAAGGTAGTGGGGGTCGGCGGCGGAGGCGGTAATGCCGTTAACAATATGATAGCATCTGAGTTGAAAGGCGTAGAGTTTATAGCAGCCAACACCGACAGTCAGGCCCTTGAGATGTCCAGGGCTGGGATAAAGATACAGCTCGGCAAGAATTTGACAAAAGGGTTGGGTGCCGGGGCTAAGCCTGAGATCGGCAGGGACGCAGCTGAAGAGAGTATAGACGAGATAAGGGCTGCACTTGAAGGAAGTGACATGGTCTTTATCACTGCCGGCATGGGCGGCGGTACCGGTACAGGGGCCGCTCCGGTCATAGCAGAAGTTAGCAAGGAGGTCGGGGCACTCACGGTCGGGGTGGTTACAAAACCCTTTAGCTTTGAAGGCAAACGCCGCATGAAGCAGGCGGAGGAGGGGCTTGAGCGCCTAAGGGGCGTTGTTGATACCATAATCACCATTCCAAACGATAGGTTAAGGCGTTTGGCGCAACCAAATACATTGTTGAAGGAATTGTTCGCCAAGGCTGATGATGTCCTCTATTATGCGGTGAGGGGTATTTCAGATCTTATAGTGGTCCAGGGCTATATAAATGTTGATTTTGCGGATGTGCGCACTGTAATGGCCGAGATGGGTATGGCGTTGATGGGCACGGGCGTGGCTAGGGGGGAGAGGAGGGCTATGGAGGCGGTCCAGATGGCCATAGCAAACCCGCTCCTTGAAGACATCTCGATCAGCGGCGCCCGTGGGATACTCATGAACATAACGGCTAGCAGCGAGACCCTTAGTATGGAAGAGGTGGATCAGGCGTCAACGATGATTCATGATGAGGCCCATGAAGATGCCAATATTATATGGGGTGCCGTATTTGACGATGACGCCGGGGATGAGATCAGGGTTACAGTGATTGCGACAGGTATCGGTGCCGATTCCGTCGGCGAGGAAACAATCGTCACACCCATAACAGATCTCGTCAGAAAAAGGCAGGATTCAGGCAGAGATGAGCAGGATCAGGTGGTGCAAACCGCCTATCGCGATAGGCAGCGCGCCGGGAATACGAAAAGGCCTGAAAAGCAAGGCCTTGTTCACAGAGGGTTTGATGAGATAGACTGGAACAGATATGAGATCCCGACTTTTATACGCAAAAAGGCTGATTGA
- the glmM gene encoding phosphoglucosamine mutase, whose protein sequence is MRRLFGTDGIRGIANIYPMTIDTAMKIGKAVAYIFKNQQGRRHRILIGKDTRLSCYMLENALAAGICSMGADVLLVGPMPTPAIAFLTSNMRADAGVVISASHNPFQDNGIKIFSGDGFKLPDELEGHIEELMESSILVYEQPTGEHVGKAFRIDDAQGRYVVFLKHTFPKTLTLDGLKIVVDCANGATYKVAPAVFEELGADVIKLGVTPNGTNINENCGALYPESMRDAVLKHNADMGIAFDGDGDRVIVADEKGKVVDGDHIMAICAKHLIQENRLKHNTLVATVMSNMGLEVAVQEMGGRLVRTKVGDRYVVEAMRAGGYNFGGEQSGHLIFMDYMTTGDGILAALQLLAIMQITGLPLSELAKVMESFPQVLYNIKIKEKRSPDEIAGLDKLQMEFLSKMKGRGRILIRPSGTEPLIRIMVEGEDRDYIHAAAQGIIEYIKIKCGSPQP, encoded by the coding sequence ATGCGCAGACTTTTTGGAACAGACGGCATCAGAGGTATCGCAAATATATATCCAATGACCATCGATACGGCCATGAAAATCGGAAAGGCCGTGGCATATATCTTTAAAAATCAACAAGGCAGACGCCACAGGATACTGATAGGCAAGGACACCAGGCTGTCGTGCTATATGCTGGAAAACGCCTTGGCCGCTGGCATATGCTCCATGGGGGCGGATGTGCTGTTGGTAGGACCAATGCCGACGCCGGCCATAGCCTTCCTCACGTCCAACATGAGGGCCGATGCCGGAGTTGTCATATCGGCATCTCACAACCCATTTCAGGACAACGGCATTAAAATCTTCTCGGGGGATGGTTTCAAACTACCTGACGAACTCGAAGGCCACATAGAAGAACTCATGGAGTCATCGATACTTGTATACGAACAGCCAACCGGCGAACACGTAGGAAAGGCCTTCAGGATAGATGACGCCCAGGGCAGATATGTAGTATTTCTCAAACATACATTCCCAAAGACCCTTACCCTCGACGGGCTCAAAATAGTTGTTGACTGTGCAAACGGCGCTACGTATAAAGTTGCTCCGGCCGTATTTGAGGAGCTCGGTGCGGATGTAATTAAGCTTGGGGTAACACCCAATGGCACAAACATCAACGAAAATTGTGGGGCGTTATACCCTGAGTCTATGCGTGACGCCGTACTCAAACACAACGCGGACATGGGGATAGCCTTTGACGGCGATGGAGACAGGGTCATCGTCGCAGATGAAAAGGGCAAGGTGGTAGATGGAGACCATATCATGGCGATCTGCGCCAAACACCTTATCCAGGAAAATAGACTGAAGCACAATACCCTTGTTGCAACGGTCATGAGCAACATGGGACTAGAGGTAGCCGTTCAGGAAATGGGCGGACGGCTTGTCCGAACAAAGGTCGGGGACCGCTATGTAGTAGAGGCCATGAGGGCCGGCGGGTACAACTTCGGCGGCGAACAATCAGGCCACTTGATATTCATGGACTATATGACCACGGGAGACGGCATACTGGCTGCCCTTCAGCTCCTTGCCATCATGCAGATCACAGGTTTGCCCTTGTCCGAACTGGCGAAGGTCATGGAATCATTTCCGCAGGTCTTATACAATATAAAAATCAAAGAGAAGAGGTCGCCTGATGAGATTGCCGGACTGGACAAACTGCAAATGGAATTCCTGAGCAAAATGAAGGGCAGGGGCCGGATATTGATCAGACCCTCAGGCACCGAACCCCTGATCAGGATAATGGTTGAAGGGGAGGACAGAGACTACATACACGCCGCTGCTCAGGGCATTATAGAATACATCAAAATAAAATGCGGTTCGCCACAGCCGTAG
- a CDS encoding cell division protein FtsQ/DivIB, which translates to MNVRTSYRGGKGIHQRLADRKIHGVSIFFKTNFLLLKRSFFIFLVLAVGYGSWHWMCHSRYFCLNKILVEGGPHMSHEDLLRLTGLTSRTNILAVNLDSIKSAIERYPWVKKAEVRRRLPDRLIIMIKERVPVAAMESGGKMYLVDGTGAVFKEAAPAEVGSLPVITGADHMDAKRGILSGFAMKASELITMAGQGTRTLGAGNIKKIIITNNGDLMLYTVDHDTLIHFKAHNIKTQFARAEKILFQLYRSGKYERVASIDLDYGQDMAVARLKD; encoded by the coding sequence ATGAATGTCAGGACTTCTTACAGGGGTGGCAAGGGCATACATCAAAGGCTGGCTGATAGAAAGATCCACGGGGTATCGATCTTTTTTAAGACTAACTTCCTGCTGTTAAAAAGATCTTTTTTTATCTTTTTGGTATTGGCGGTCGGTTATGGTTCATGGCATTGGATGTGTCATAGCCGGTATTTTTGTCTAAATAAGATACTGGTTGAGGGTGGACCGCACATGAGCCATGAAGATCTTCTCAGACTGACTGGCCTAACCTCCAGGACCAATATCTTGGCCGTCAATTTGGATTCAATCAAAAGCGCTATAGAAAGGTATCCTTGGGTCAAGAAGGCAGAGGTCAGGCGCAGGCTGCCTGACCGGCTGATTATTATGATTAAGGAGCGTGTTCCGGTTGCCGCTATGGAATCAGGCGGTAAGATGTATCTAGTGGACGGTACCGGGGCCGTTTTCAAAGAGGCTGCGCCAGCAGAGGTCGGATCTCTGCCTGTGATAACCGGCGCTGATCATATGGATGCCAAGAGGGGCATCCTTTCAGGGTTTGCAATGAAGGCCTCGGAGCTCATAACAATGGCTGGACAAGGTACGAGGACCTTGGGTGCTGGCAACATCAAGAAGATAATAATTACAAACAACGGTGATCTAATGCTCTATACGGTGGATCACGATACCCTCATTCATTTTAAGGCACATAACATCAAGACACAATTTGCAAGGGCTGAAAAGATACTTTTCCAGCTTTATAGATCTGGCAAATATGAAAGGGTCGCAAGTATTGACCTTGATTACGGCCAGGATATGGCAGTGGCAAGACTTAAAGACTAG
- the murC gene encoding UDP-N-acetylmuramate--L-alanine ligase has protein sequence MYKKQHIHFVGIGGIGMSGLARLLLGLGYDVSGSDLRETEITRSLVQMGGVVYKGHEAKNVEGADVVVYSSAVKESNPEIRAAMAKGVPVIPRAEMLAEIMRLKKFGIAVAGAHGKTSTTSMVASVLNSGGLDPTVVIGGKVKSLGANACWGQGEFVVAEADESDGSFLHLTPSIAVVTNIDMEHLDYYSCKDDILDAFTAFLGRVPFYGLAILCNDDAMSRLILPRIKKRVMTYGIGNGAELEARDISFGGMGVSYIAFWRGSRLGRIDMKVPGLHYLRNSLAAMAVGLELEIPFECIKNGLNAYEGVGRRFEVLGDIDGITVVDDYAHHPTEIEATLKAARSCWPDRRFVVLFEPHRYSRTKALMDEFAVAFKEADEVWITEIYPASETPIVGVSGERLSRVIKDRSAMSVHFVKACSDLPDAVTGSLRPGDVVFTLGAGSIGQIGRMILSKLGSKEMAVAL, from the coding sequence ATGTATAAGAAACAGCATATACATTTTGTTGGTATAGGCGGGATAGGCATGAGTGGACTTGCAAGGCTCCTTTTGGGCCTTGGATATGATGTCTCGGGGTCGGACCTGCGAGAGACCGAGATAACTAGGTCCCTTGTCCAGATGGGCGGCGTTGTATACAAGGGTCATGAGGCCAAAAATGTCGAAGGGGCGGATGTAGTGGTCTATTCTTCTGCTGTAAAGGAGTCGAACCCAGAGATCAGGGCAGCCATGGCAAAGGGAGTACCTGTCATTCCCAGGGCAGAGATGCTGGCGGAGATCATGCGGTTGAAAAAATTCGGCATAGCTGTTGCCGGCGCGCATGGGAAGACAAGCACTACATCTATGGTGGCATCGGTGTTGAATTCAGGCGGTCTTGATCCTACAGTTGTGATCGGAGGCAAGGTAAAGAGTCTTGGCGCGAACGCCTGCTGGGGACAGGGTGAATTTGTGGTGGCCGAGGCCGATGAGAGCGATGGAAGCTTTCTGCACCTCACGCCGAGTATCGCCGTGGTGACCAATATAGACATGGAGCATTTGGATTACTATTCATGCAAGGATGATATATTGGATGCCTTTACGGCCTTTCTCGGACGAGTGCCGTTTTATGGACTGGCCATACTTTGTAATGATGATGCCATGAGCCGGCTGATACTTCCCAGGATAAAGAAGCGTGTCATGACATATGGCATAGGAAATGGCGCCGAACTTGAGGCGAGGGATATATCCTTTGGCGGTATGGGGGTGTCTTATATCGCATTTTGGCGTGGGTCCAGATTGGGCCGCATAGATATGAAGGTCCCAGGTCTTCATTATCTGCGCAATTCGCTTGCCGCCATGGCTGTAGGACTTGAACTTGAAATACCATTTGAGTGTATAAAAAATGGGCTGAACGCCTATGAAGGTGTAGGCAGGCGCTTTGAGGTTCTTGGTGATATTGATGGCATAACGGTGGTGGATGATTATGCCCATCACCCGACTGAGATTGAGGCTACTCTCAAGGCGGCCAGGTCGTGTTGGCCTGACAGGAGGTTCGTCGTACTCTTTGAGCCGCATCGTTATTCCAGGACCAAGGCCCTTATGGACGAATTTGCCGTGGCCTTTAAAGAGGCGGACGAGGTCTGGATAACCGAGATATACCCGGCGAGTGAGACCCCCATAGTTGGCGTAAGCGGCGAGCGTCTTTCAAGGGTTATAAAAGACAGGTCGGCGATGTCTGTGCATTTTGTCAAGGCGTGTAGCGATCTTCCGGATGCAGTGACTGGTTCGCTTCGTCCAGGAGATGTGGTTTTTACCCTTGGGGCCGGTTCAATAGGACAGATCGGTCGGATGATATTGAGCAAATTAGGGTCAAAGGAGATGGCGGTTGCCCTTTAG
- the murB gene encoding UDP-N-acetylmuramate dehydrogenase — protein sequence MPFRDLAKIDGIELFRDLPLAPLTTFRIGGRAKIFVRPRRIAALEAALACLQDKGVAYKILGRGSNLLIDDKGVEAVISLAALNALRDLVPDESGGSILTVEAGHGLGRLISWTSARGLSGLEGLCGIPGSVGGAVKMNAGAGTWCIAHILHSVCFTGPGGSCWVSGDRLEYGYRSLEVPSGAVVSMVRLRLFQKERSSIYSEIRALMKKRTKTQPLGRPSAGCIFKNPPGDSAGRLIDLCGLKGLAVGGAEVSFIHANFIINRGGASSADVIGLMDIVKDTVRSITGIELAPEVAIWGMRQ from the coding sequence TTGCCCTTTAGAGATCTTGCAAAAATAGACGGCATCGAGCTCTTCAGAGACCTGCCCCTTGCGCCTCTTACCACCTTTCGTATAGGCGGCAGGGCAAAGATCTTCGTGAGGCCGAGGCGGATAGCTGCGCTTGAAGCGGCGTTGGCCTGTCTTCAAGATAAGGGCGTCGCCTACAAGATACTCGGTCGTGGGAGCAATCTCCTGATCGACGACAAGGGCGTTGAGGCGGTGATTTCCCTTGCGGCCCTTAATGCATTAAGGGATCTTGTCCCGGATGAAAGTGGCGGGTCCATCCTGACCGTAGAGGCTGGCCACGGGCTTGGCAGACTTATCTCGTGGACATCAGCCAGGGGGCTTTCTGGCCTTGAGGGTCTCTGCGGCATTCCGGGGAGCGTTGGCGGTGCGGTTAAGATGAATGCAGGGGCCGGGACATGGTGTATTGCACATATACTCCATTCAGTATGTTTCACAGGACCAGGCGGGAGTTGCTGGGTGTCTGGTGACAGGCTCGAATACGGCTATCGGAGTCTTGAAGTGCCTAGTGGTGCTGTTGTGTCGATGGTGAGGCTGCGTCTTTTTCAGAAGGAGCGGTCAAGCATCTATTCGGAGATAAGGGCCTTGATGAAAAAGAGGACCAAAACCCAGCCCTTAGGAAGGCCTAGTGCAGGGTGTATTTTTAAAAATCCTCCAGGTGATTCGGCTGGGAGGCTGATAGACCTATGCGGACTTAAGGGTCTTGCGGTGGGAGGCGCAGAGGTTTCGTTCATCCATGCAAACTTTATCATCAACAGGGGTGGCGCAAGTTCTGCTGATGTGATCGGACTCATGGATATCGTTAAAGACACGGTCAGGTCAATTACAGGTATAGAACTTGCGCCTGAGGTTGCAATTTGGGGTATGAGACAATGA